From the genome of Verrucomicrobiia bacterium:
CCTCCGCCCAGGGGTGTGCGTCGAAAAACAGGTTTCCATCCCCCAGCAGACCCGCTAAAGCACTGGGAAAGTTTCCCACCGTCGGCCCCGTTCCTCGATCGCAGGGGCGCACGTGGGAACCCGCAACCGCCTACCACCGACCCCCAGCCCACACCGCTGATCGCCATGCAACCCTCCGAAACCCCCGTCCCGCGTACACCCAGGGCGTTCACCCTGATCGAACTGCTCGTGGTGATCGCCATCATTGCGATCCTCGCCAGCATGCTGCTGCCCGCCCTGGCCAACGCCAAGACCAAGGCCACCGGCGCCGCCTGTCTCAACAATCAGAAACAGCTCGTCCTCGGCTGGGTCCTCTACGCCTCCGACAGCGATGACTCCATCCTTTCCACCCGCTGGCATGACGGCCGCGTCGCCGTCGAACTCTACGCCGGGGGCTTCTGGCGCGGCCCCACCCCCGGCATCTCCGCCGGCATCTCCGTCAGCGAAGCCATGCGCCGCGTCGAAAACGGGCTCAGCAATTCCCCCCTGACCAAGTACACCGCCTACGGCACCTACCATTGCCCGGGCGATCTCCGCACCAAGCGCCTCCGTCCAGGCCAGGGCTGGGCCTACGACAGCTACTCCAAGGCCGACGGCATGAATGGCCTCGGCTGGGGTGGCATCACCCTCTACACGAAACAGTCCCAGATCCAGGAGGCCTCGCAGGCCATGGTCTTCATCGAGGAGGCCGATCCCCGCAGCTACAACAACGGCACCTGGGTCATCGACGTCAATCCGCCCGGTTGGGTCGATCCGTTCGCCATCTTCCATGGCAAGGTCAGCACCTTTGCCTTCGCCGATGGGCACGCCGAACTCCGCCGCTGGCTCGAAGCCAGCACCATCAAGGCCGCCACCGACTCGGCCAATGGCAAGTCCAGCTTCTACTGGTCCGGCGGCAACGCCAAGAACCGCGACTTCCGCTGGGTCTATGACCGCTACAAGCACGTCAACTGGCGCCCCCTGCCCTGACCGCCTGACCCGCCCCGCATGACTTACCGCCGCACCGACGCCACCCGCGGCCCGGTGCCCGTCCAGTCGCCTACGTCCGCCGCCCGCCCGGAACGTCCGCCGTTCCGACGGGCGGCGTGCCCATTGCCCCTTCCTGCACCCGCCATGTCCGCCCGCCTCGCCGCCCCATTCCTCGCCGCACTGTCCCTGTCCCTCGCGGCGGGAGCCGCCACCGGATCCGGCCCCTCCGTCTCCTTCAATCGCGACATCCGCCCCATCCTCTCCGACCATTGCTTCGCCTGCCACGGCCCCGACGAAAACACCCGCAAGGCCGGCCTCCGCCTCGACCTCGAATCCGACGCCCGGAAAGTTCTCCGTTCGGGCTATGCCGCCATCGTCCCCGGTCAACCCGACGAAAGCGAACTGCTCGCCCGCATCACCACCCGCCACGCCGGTGACCTGATGCCGCCGCCGGATCTAAAGAAACCCCTCACCGACGGGAAGATCGATCTGCTCCGCCAGTGGATCGCCCAGGGCGCCCCCTATGAGGGTCACTGGGCCTACAGCGCTCCCGTCCGCCCTGAGCCTCCCGAAGTCCCCAACGCCTCCTGGCCCCGATCCGATCTCGACCGCTTCGTCCTCGCCCGCCTTCACCAGGAAGGCCTCGATCCCACCCCCGAAGCGCCCAGGGAAAAACTCCTCCGCCGCGTCACCCTCGATCTCACCGGACTCCCCCCGACCGTCGAGGACCTTGATGCCTTCCTGGCGGATCCCGAACCCGACGCCTACGAGCGCGTCGTGGATCGCCTCCTCGCCTCACCCCACTACGGCGAACGCATGGCCCAGCAGTGGCTCGATCTCGCCCGCTATGGCGAAACCCAGGGCTACCACCACGACCGTCACCGCGACCTATGGCGCTGGCGGGACTGGGTCATCCAGGCCTTCAACGCCAACCAGCCCTTCGACGAGTTCACCGTCGATCAACTCGCCGGCGATCTCCTCCCCAACCCCTCCCGCGAACAACGCGTCGCCACCGGCTTTCACCGCAACGAGATGACCACGTCCGAGGGTGGCGCCCTCCCCGAGGAGTACCTCGTCAAGTACGCCGTCGGCCGCGTCGATACCACCGCCCGCGTCTGGCTCGGAAGTTCCGTGGCCTGCGCCGAGTGCCACGACCACAAGTACGACCCCATCTCCCAGCGCGATTACTACCGCTTCTTCGCCTTCTTCTACGACACCCCGGAAAACGGCCTCGATGCCGAGGAACTCAACCCGGTTCCCCGGATCACCCTGGAAACGCCCGAGCAGCGGGCCCGGGCCGACCAACTGAACCGCGAGGTCGCCGCTCTCGAAGCTTCCGAACGCCTCGTCCTTGCCGCCGATCATGCGGAGTGGGATGCCGCCCAGGCCGCCTGGGAAACCGCCCACCGGAACCGCAGCGTCCGCGGCTGGCAGCCCCTCTCCCTCGCCACGTCCCGCGTCGCCCGCACCACGTCCCTCCGTCAGGACGACGAAGCCGCACTCACCCTCCATGGCGCCCCGCACGACACCGCGACCTACGACCTTACGTTCCACACCGAAGCCCGTGACCTGCGTGGCTTCCGCCTCGAAACCCTTCCGCCGCCTTCTGACACCCGGCCGGAGCCCCCCGCCGGTGCCGACCCCGTCGTCCTTTCCCACATCACCGTCGAAATCCACAGCCGCGACCCCGAACGCGAGGTCTTCCCCGACGACGCCCCCCAAACCACCGGCTGGCTCCGGCTGGGTCCCTTCGGTGCCGCCTCCGCCAAGGACGCCTTCGACCGCGAGTTCGGACCGGAGAAGAACGCTTCCCCCGACGCCACCTTCGACAACGGCAAACTGCGCTGGACCCCGGAGAACGGGTCCAACCGTTCCGCCGACGCCCCCAGCGCCCCCGGCACCCTGGACATCGTGACGCTCCCGCCCTCGCCGGGGGCCACGTACCTCCAACGCACCCTCACCGTCCGCGAAGGGCGGCTCGTCGAAGCCCGCCTCGATCGACGCCAGGGCGTCCGCCTCTGGCTGAACGACCGACCGGTCTTCGCCCAGGCCACCCCTCCCTCCGAAGGCGCCCAGGCCGACCGCCTCGTCCTCTGGCTTCGACCCGGCACCAACCGGCTCCTCGTCAAGGCGGTCCATGCCACCGAAGGGGACACCGTCGCCCTTCACCTGACCGGCGATCCCGTCACCACGGCACCCCTCGACCTCGCCGCCGCCGCCGCCGATCATCACGCGGGCGACCACCATCCCAAGGGTCTCCTCGATCCCCGGCCTGAAACCGGCTGGTCCGTCGGAGCCTCGCCCGCCACGGCCCACGCCGCCTTCCTTCGCACCCACGAGACGTTCGGGTTCAAGGGCGGCACCGGGATCCGCGTGCGCCTCACCTTCCGCGGGCACACCGGCGCCGGCGACTGGGATCGCATCCGCCTGTCGGTCACCGACTCCCCCACCCTCGCCGAGTTCATCGATCTCCCCGATCCCATCCGCGCCTCGCTCCTCGCCGAGTCCGCCAATCTCGATGCCGCCCGGAGATCCGCCCTGCGCCGTTTCTACCGCGAACAACACGTCCCCGAAGCCGCGCAAGCCCGTCAACTGCTCACCACCAAACGGCAGGAACGCGACCAGTTCGTCCGCACCTGGCCCACCGCGATGGTGATGCAGGCCGCCTCCCCCGCCCGCGAAACCCACATCCGGATCCGTGGCGAATACGACAACCTCGGCGAAAAGGTCCCGCCCGGCGTTCCCGAAGCCCTGTTCCCATGGTCTGAGGACCTTCCCCCCAATCGCCTCGGTCTGGCCCGCTGGCTCACCGATCCCCGCCATCCCCTCACCGCCCGTGTGGTCGTCAATCAGTACTGGCAGAAGTATTTCGGAACCGGGCTGGTGAAGACCTCCGAGGACTTCGGATTCCAGGGCGAATGGCCCAGCCACCCGGAACTCCTCGACTGGCTGGCCACCGAATTCCTCCGCACCGGCTGGGACATCAAGGCCATGCAGCGCCTCATCGTCACGTCCGCCACCTACCGCCAGGATTCCGTGATCTCCCGCGATCGCCTCGAACAGGATCCCGAAAACCGCCTGCTCACCCGCGGTCCCCGCTTCCGCCTGGATGCCGAAAACATCCGCGATCTCGCCATGGCGGCGAGCGGCCTGCTTCACCCGAAGATCGGCGGCCCGAGCGTCTTTCCCTATCAACCCCCCGGCCTCTGGGGCCAGGTCGCCTTCGAAGGCACCCGCGATTACGTCCAGAGCGAGGGCCCCGACAACTACCGCCGCGGCCTTTACACCTACTGGCGCCGCTCCATCCCCTACGCCTCCTTCACCCTCTTCGACGCCCCCAGCCGCGAGGTCTGCACGGTGCGCCGGCCCCGCACCAACACCCCCCTCCAGGCGCTCGCCCTGATGAACGACCCGGTCTATGTCGAGGCCGCCCGCGCCCTCGCCCACCGCGTCCTCACCCACGGCGGCTCCACCACCCGCGACCGCGTCCGCTACGCCTTCACCCTCGTCCTCGGACGCCGGCCCGCTCCCGCCGAAGTCGCCCTTCTCACCGCCGCCTTCGACCGCGAATTCAGCCAGTTCGCCGCCGATCGCGAAGCCGCCAACCGCCTCATCCACGTCGGCGCCTCCCGGCCTCCCGTGGATGTGGATATCGCCGAACTCGCCGCCTGGACCATCGTGGCCAGCACGCTTCTCAACCTCGACGAAGCCATCACCCGCGGCTGAACCCTTCCAACCTGCCCAACCCCTGACCGCGATGCTCCCCCCCCTGCCCCACGAAATCGCCCGATCCCTCAGCCGCCGCGCCTTCTTCCGCCGTTCCGGCCTGGGCCTCGGAGCCATGGCCCTCGGCACCCTGCTCGGCGACGACCTCCGCGCCGCCACCCCCGGCGCTGGCGTGGCCCAGTCCCCGTACCACCACGCTCCGACCGCCAAACGCATCATCTATCTCTTTCAGTCCGGCGCCCCCTCCCACCTCGACCTGTTCGATCCCAAGCCCCGGCTCACCGAGATGACCGGGCTCGATCTGCCGGATTCGGTGCGCATGGGGCAGCGCATCACCGGCATGACCAGCGGACAGAAGAACCTTTTCTGTGTCGGCTCGGCCTTCCCGTTCTCCCGACGCGGCCAGTGCGGCATGGAACTGTCCAACATCCTCCCCCACCTCGGGAACATCGCCGACGACATCTGCCTCCTCCGGGCGGTCCACACCGACCCCATCAATCACGACCCGGCGGTCACCTACCTGTTCACCGGCCATCAGCAGCCCGGACGTCCCACCCTGGGTGCCTGGGCCAGCTACGGCCTGGGCAGCGAGAACCAGGATCTCCCCGCCTTCATCGTCCTCCTCTCCGGCAGCGGCGGTCAGTCCCTCCAGACCCGCTACTGGGGTTCCGGCTTTCTTCCCAGCCGCCACCAGGGCGTCCAGTTCCGGGGCGCCGGCGATCCCGTCCTCTTCTTCTCCAACCCGCCCGGCTTCAGCGAACGCGCCCGCCGCGCCATGCTCGACGATCTCCAGTCCCTCAACCGCCTCCAGTCCGAGGTTGTGGGCGACCCCGAGATCGACACCCGCATCCAGGCCTACGAGATGGCCTTCCGCATGCAGACCAGCGTGCCGGAACTCATGGACCTCTCGAAGGAATCCGCTGAAACCCTTGAACTCTACGGAGCCAAACCCGGCGAGGCCTCCTACGCCAACAACTGCCTCCTCGCACGCCGCCTCGTCGAACGCGGGGTCCGGTTCGTGAAGCTCATCCACCGCGACTGGGATCACCACGGCGGCCTCCCCTCCGGCATCCGCCACCAGGCCCACCTCACCGACCGCGCCAGCGCCGCCCTCATCCAGGACCTCAAACGCCGCGGTCTCCTCGATGACACCCTCGTCGTCTGGGGCGGCGAGTTCGGTCGCACCGCCTACTGCCAGGGAGAACTCCGCAAGGACAACTTCGGCCGCGATCATCATCCCCGATGCTATTCCATCTGGATGGCTGGCGGCGGCATCCGGCCCGGGCACGTCCATGGGGAAACCGACGACCTCGGCTACAACATCGTCCGCGACGGCGTCCACATCCACGACCTCCACGCCACCCTCCTCCATTGCCTCGGCATCGACCACGAACGCCTGACCTTCCGGTTCCAGGGACGCGACTTCCGCCTGACCGATGTGGCCGGCAAGGTGGTCCGGCCCATCCTTGCCTGAACCCGCGCCTCGCAGGCTTGGCCATAGCGTGTCGGGGCAGGCCATGGGAGCACGGCTCTGGGGTGTGTCTGAGGCCGGCTGAAGCCAGGACATCGATGGGGGAGGCACCGGAACCACAGCGGTGCCACAACTCCCTGCGCCTTCAGGCACACTCCTTCGGTGATCTGCCGCATCCCCATCGTGGGAACGGTCCGCGCGGCAGCCATCCCCCTTCCCCGGCGCCCGTCCTGCCGGAATCACCTCCGGACGTCCCCCTCGACAGCCGCTCCGCACACCTCCTCCCGCCATCCCATCTAGCCAGATAGCCGATCCTAGTCGGTCCGGCATTATATTATTGACGCTCCGCGCCCCTGAGATCTGCAGCAAGTCAGGCAATCCATAATCGTTATCATGTCAGGCTCACCATGGTTGACACGATTCTACCCGGTACTCCTCGAAGTGCCAGATGGCCGCTGGGCGTGACCTGATCGCAGATCGTCAACAATACAATGTCAGTCCTATTATTTATAGGGTCACCATTATTACACGGCCCGGATTGCCATTGCCTCGATCGGGATCGGTCCGCAGCGTGCGCGGACGTCTGATGAACACGTTGTCTCGATGGGACTTCTCGCGATGGCTGCTGGCCGCGGCGGGGCTGATGCTGGGTGGCGCTCGAGGCGGACAGGCCGAGGAGGAGAGTCGCTGGTCCCGCGGGTTTGGGGAACCCGGTTTGACCTCGGCGGTCCACGCGATGATTGCCGACGGGAACCGGGTTTTTGTCGGAGGCGATTTCGGGCTGCGGTTGTGGGATGGGCAGGCCTGGAACGGCGTGGGGGGCGACGTGGACGGAGCTGTGTACGCCCTGGCGCGGGTCGAGGAGGGGATTGTGGTCGGGGGACGGTTTGACCGGGTGGGTTCGGTCGTGGCGCGCAACATCGCGTTGTGGGACGGGCAACGCTGGCATCCTCTGGGCTCCGGCGTGGACGCGCCCGTGTTCGCGGTGGCGGGAGGTTTGGGGACCGTGGTGGCGACCGGGAATTTCCGGGAGGCGGGCGGGGTGCCGGTGCGGTTCGTGGCCCGCTGGGAGTTTGGGGAATGGCACGCGCTTGAAGGGGACGAGGCGGAGGGCTTGGACAGTTCCGGGGAGGCAATCGCCCTGGGTCCCGGCGGCGAGGTGGTGGTGGCGGGTTGGTTCACCGAGGCCGGCGGCGTGCCGGCCTTGGGTGTGGCGGAATGGGATGGAACGACCTGGTCGGCATGGGGGGACGGGTTGGAACGAGAAGGGTTGGCAGGACCCATGCCCGGTCAGGGGCTGGCGTTGGGACGGGACGACGAGGGCTGGTGGGTGGCGGGTCAGTTCGTCCGAGCGGGCGGTGTGACGGTGAACCACGTGGCCCGTTGGGACGGTCACGCCTGGTCGGCGCTGGGGGATGGGCTCCTGGGCCCTCCCGGGTCGCCCAACACCCAGGTGACGGCCTTGGTTCGGACACGCGAGGGTTGGGTGGCTGCCGGGGAGTTCGCGAGGTCGGGTGACCGGCCGGTGGTCGGCCTCGCCCGTTGGGATGGCGCAGCCTGGCAACCTCGGGCGGATGACGGGGAACCGCAGGGAGGCGTGTCGCGCCTGGCGACGACTTCGGATGGCGCGTTGTATCTGGGTGGCCGGTTCACCCGGTTGGGAGCGGCCGTGACGGGTTTGGGGATCGCCCGGTTCCGGGAGGGACGATTCGAGGCTCTGGGCGACGGCGTCGTGGGCAGCGTGCTGACCCTGGTACCGGACGGCGATGAAGCCGTGCTGGCGGGGGGCCAGTTCGCCCACGGCGGCGGGCAGGTCCTGGGCGGTGTGGGGCGATGGACCGGGAATCGCTGGGAAGCCCTGGGGGAAGGCGTGGAGGGGGTGGTGCACGCGGCGACCCGGTTGGCGGACGGATCGGTGGTGGTCGGCGGAGGATTGGAGAGCGCCGGCGGCGAAGCAGTCCGCGGTCTCGCCCGCTGGGACGGCCGATCGTGGTCGGGCTGGGATCCACCGCTGGGCGGTCCCAACGTGGAGGTGACCGCCCTGGCGCCGGCCGGGGCCGGATTCTTTGTCGGTGGCGGCTTTACCGAGGCCGGGGGAATCCCAACGCGGAATGTCGGGTATTGGAACGGCTCGGCCTGGGAATCCCTGGGCACCCCGGAGGTCCAGGGAGTGAACGGACGCGTGGAGACGCTCGTGGTGCAGGGGGACGACCTGTTCGTGGGCGGGTGGTTCACCGAAGCCGGAGGTCAACCAGCCACCGGATTGGCCCGGTGGCGCCGCCTGGAGGGTCGGTGGGAGGGATCGACGGGGCTGGACCCATTCGTCGGTTCGGAGACGGTGGCCGTGCATGCCCTCGCGCCATGGCAGGGCGGGATCGTCCTGGGCGGCCGCTTCCGCGTCGCCGGGGACGGAGGAACGGCCGGGCATCTGGCGTTCTGGGACGGCCAGCACGTGGGTCCGGTGAATGGCCGGATCGAGGTTTCGTTGGGCGGACCTGTTCACGCCCTGGCGGTGGACGGAGCAGACCTCTATGTGGGCGGGAACTTCGAGCAAGCAGGCGGGGCTTTGGCACCGGGTGTGGCGCGATGGAACGCGGCCGGAGGTTGGGCCTCGCTCGAGGAGGGCATCGCCAGCCCGGTCCGGGCGCTGGCGGTGGCGGCACGACGTCTGGTGGCGGGCGGAGAGTTCCAACGGGCAGGGCGCGTGCCTTCCCACGGCCTGGCGGAGTGGCGAATCGAGGCCACCGAACCCGCCTTGATTTGGACCAGCCCTTCCCCGGGCGCCGTGGTGCCGGCAGGCGAACCCATCCCAATGCAAGTGGACCTCCTGCGGCTCGACCCGGCGACCGTGGCGCGAGTGGAGTTTTACCGGGGTCTCGCAGTCCTCGGGTCGGCAAGCGAACCGCCCTTCGCCTGGACATGGACCACGGCGCGCCCCGGCGAACATGAGCTGCGGGCGGTGGCGGTGCACGGCGACGGACGCACGGTCGAGTCGGGCGTCCGTCGTGTCATCGTGGCACCGCCATTGGACAACCTCCCGC
Proteins encoded in this window:
- a CDS encoding type II secretion system protein, with product MQPSETPVPRTPRAFTLIELLVVIAIIAILASMLLPALANAKTKATGAACLNNQKQLVLGWVLYASDSDDSILSTRWHDGRVAVELYAGGFWRGPTPGISAGISVSEAMRRVENGLSNSPLTKYTAYGTYHCPGDLRTKRLRPGQGWAYDSYSKADGMNGLGWGGITLYTKQSQIQEASQAMVFIEEADPRSYNNGTWVIDVNPPGWVDPFAIFHGKVSTFAFADGHAELRRWLEASTIKAATDSANGKSSFYWSGGNAKNRDFRWVYDRYKHVNWRPLP
- a CDS encoding PSD1 domain-containing protein, with translation MTYRRTDATRGPVPVQSPTSAARPERPPFRRAACPLPLPAPAMSARLAAPFLAALSLSLAAGAATGSGPSVSFNRDIRPILSDHCFACHGPDENTRKAGLRLDLESDARKVLRSGYAAIVPGQPDESELLARITTRHAGDLMPPPDLKKPLTDGKIDLLRQWIAQGAPYEGHWAYSAPVRPEPPEVPNASWPRSDLDRFVLARLHQEGLDPTPEAPREKLLRRVTLDLTGLPPTVEDLDAFLADPEPDAYERVVDRLLASPHYGERMAQQWLDLARYGETQGYHHDRHRDLWRWRDWVIQAFNANQPFDEFTVDQLAGDLLPNPSREQRVATGFHRNEMTTSEGGALPEEYLVKYAVGRVDTTARVWLGSSVACAECHDHKYDPISQRDYYRFFAFFYDTPENGLDAEELNPVPRITLETPEQRARADQLNREVAALEASERLVLAADHAEWDAAQAAWETAHRNRSVRGWQPLSLATSRVARTTSLRQDDEAALTLHGAPHDTATYDLTFHTEARDLRGFRLETLPPPSDTRPEPPAGADPVVLSHITVEIHSRDPEREVFPDDAPQTTGWLRLGPFGAASAKDAFDREFGPEKNASPDATFDNGKLRWTPENGSNRSADAPSAPGTLDIVTLPPSPGATYLQRTLTVREGRLVEARLDRRQGVRLWLNDRPVFAQATPPSEGAQADRLVLWLRPGTNRLLVKAVHATEGDTVALHLTGDPVTTAPLDLAAAAADHHAGDHHPKGLLDPRPETGWSVGASPATAHAAFLRTHETFGFKGGTGIRVRLTFRGHTGAGDWDRIRLSVTDSPTLAEFIDLPDPIRASLLAESANLDAARRSALRRFYREQHVPEAAQARQLLTTKRQERDQFVRTWPTAMVMQAASPARETHIRIRGEYDNLGEKVPPGVPEALFPWSEDLPPNRLGLARWLTDPRHPLTARVVVNQYWQKYFGTGLVKTSEDFGFQGEWPSHPELLDWLATEFLRTGWDIKAMQRLIVTSATYRQDSVISRDRLEQDPENRLLTRGPRFRLDAENIRDLAMAASGLLHPKIGGPSVFPYQPPGLWGQVAFEGTRDYVQSEGPDNYRRGLYTYWRRSIPYASFTLFDAPSREVCTVRRPRTNTPLQALALMNDPVYVEAARALAHRVLTHGGSTTRDRVRYAFTLVLGRRPAPAEVALLTAAFDREFSQFAADREAANRLIHVGASRPPVDVDIAELAAWTIVASTLLNLDEAITRG
- a CDS encoding DUF1501 domain-containing protein, whose protein sequence is MLPPLPHEIARSLSRRAFFRRSGLGLGAMALGTLLGDDLRAATPGAGVAQSPYHHAPTAKRIIYLFQSGAPSHLDLFDPKPRLTEMTGLDLPDSVRMGQRITGMTSGQKNLFCVGSAFPFSRRGQCGMELSNILPHLGNIADDICLLRAVHTDPINHDPAVTYLFTGHQQPGRPTLGAWASYGLGSENQDLPAFIVLLSGSGGQSLQTRYWGSGFLPSRHQGVQFRGAGDPVLFFSNPPGFSERARRAMLDDLQSLNRLQSEVVGDPEIDTRIQAYEMAFRMQTSVPELMDLSKESAETLELYGAKPGEASYANNCLLARRLVERGVRFVKLIHRDWDHHGGLPSGIRHQAHLTDRASAALIQDLKRRGLLDDTLVVWGGEFGRTAYCQGELRKDNFGRDHHPRCYSIWMAGGGIRPGHVHGETDDLGYNIVRDGVHIHDLHATLLHCLGIDHERLTFRFQGRDFRLTDVAGKVVRPILA